GTGAAACCCCTTTAGCGCCTTCAAAAAGAGCGGCCTCTTTGCTACCGAGTggcgcgatggtgatgatttttATGACCGAGCCCCATTATTTGTAGCGgaccggattttttttttccatgaCGAAAAGTTTGTAATTTGATAAGACGCACCGTAATAAGATTCTACTCCGTTAGTGACTCTGGGTGGAGGGTGCTGGGTGGAGTTAATGGAATGATTCAATCATGGACCGTCCTTCTTGGAAAGAACGGCATGCATTGGTTCATGCTTTCCGAGATTCTTTCCAATCTTACCCTTGAGTGAGCAATGAGAGCTCGCCGCCCGCTAATCAAATGGACAGGTTTGGTGTTGTGCTACACAAAATGTGGAGCAGTATCTATAAGAAACCGTTACTTCCCTGTTTAGTAAGGATTCCGTTAAAAGTTAGAGTGGGACACTTAGGAAATGACCCTTTCTATGTTTGGTTAAATCCAATACCCGATTAATTTTGCCGATTTCGCCTAATACTGTAGTCAAACAGAATTtcagaagtgaaaaaaaaagatttctAAAAGATTTGATTTTGGATCGTCATGTTTGTTCATTCAGCTGATTCAATCGTTACATAAATACTCTTTAGTACACAAATATCATAACTTGACGGCCATATGAAAACTTCTTCCTTGAATAAGACAACTagtaattcaatttttaaGTAAGATAAACAAGACTATTTCGAATCGCTCCATGTCTATTCAATTAAATAGACCCTCGGTGTGGCAAACAATCCGTAACGATGAGCTCACGTGTTAAGCATAATCGTATAACGATTAAATGACGCCTAATCATAATTAGATCGTATCGAGCACAAAAACCGATTGCCACGCTTACCTCTGACTTGCGACATTTGCGACCCGTACCCGTAGGAATTTGCCATTCAGATTCTATAGTTTGATAAATGTTCCTCCATCTACTATCATCTGCCAACGTTCAACATGAGCATCGCAACCCCTGAGCAACCGCGTCTCTACAACAATCCTACTAATCTGCTGTAAATTAATCCTGCAACCTAAACTGATTAACCCTGTCGTGGGCCTTGTTCTGCACCGATGAGACGATAGCACAGGATGCGACAAGGCGGAACTAGGCTTGACGCAAAATGATACACTTCTCGCCACCAGGCACCGTCTGTATGTACAGCTATGTAGTAGGCATTATGGAACACCGTGACGCTGTACGACACAGATACGGCAAACAAAGAGGATCCATCAAAATAAGCCTTCCACAGCACACTGATGAAGGTACATTAAGTGCGGACGGAGAAGCTTAACCTTGTCATGTTAAGTAAGGTACTGTGCAGCTGCGTCGTGGTAGCGTCGGATGCGAATTTGAAATAAACGCATTGCGAATGCTTCGCAATCGACCAAGGAGACTTGAAAAGGCGGACCTGAAACCGGTGGTAGCGTGGGACAAACTTTATTACGTAACTTCCGTGCTTTGTCCCAAGAGTAAGGCTGGTTCCGGAATTTGTCGGTCTCGAACCATGAAGCCAAACTTCTGCTGCTATGGGAGCTGTGCAGACGTAATTAGAGCACGTTACTCTCCCGGGACGTCGGTTGGGAACTTGTTCAAGTTAGGAAGGTTAgcttgggatttttttttttgttcaaaactaaTGTTTCCATAAACTAAATACGAAACTAAGTTGTTTGAACCATTTTATCCCCAGGTTCAGCTGCCCTGGAATTCAGAGTAAAAGTGACGTAAAAATCTAATCACGTAGAAGATTACTAAACAAATATTGGAACTAAATAGGAGTGCGCCGTTTGATCGAGTGTTTGAAGGATCAACAGATTAGCGATGGAGCAAGGCCAAGAAGAAAGGCAGCAAATAGTGTTAAGAAACAAGCCAAGGTCCTTGCAAGaactcgaagaagaagaagaagccaacaAGCggcgacaggacaggacaggacacggcgacaacgacatcCCTGCTGTGACACGAAGCTGTACTAAGCGCTAGAGAGGTACAGTGTTTGGCCATTAGCTTTTATCGATAACCTTTCAAAACATGTCGGCCAACCGTATCGTAATCGTGTTCTGCTTGAGGTTGTTTCGTTCCCTTTACCCCCCTGGCCCGGAAGGACGATCACATGCGGCACATTACGCcagctgccgtcgtcgtcaaatTGGGTTCACCGAAGTCCATTTCACCGTCGGGGTCAAACGCTAACACCATACGGCATTAGTGTCAAAAACGGCATGCGTCCCACTGGAATGTTTCCTTCGAGCGCTCAAGTGGGTCTTGGGATCACACAAGAAATACTTAGGTATTGGCCAAATGATTCGCAATCTCGGTCTATTTCACTTTTGGTTTTGATCCATGCTTCTCGTCTCGCCCGAATCGAACATGAACCTGCAAGGTCAAAGGAATCCATGCATTTCCCCAGAGTAACAGCTGCGCAAACCATTGCATCACGTTCCGCTGCTTTCGAGCACGAACGAGCTGAGCTCAACCAGTGACCAGTGCCACCATCTATCGTTATTGAAGAGTAGAGGAGAACACAAACGGTTGCTGAATTTTAAAAAGCACACCAAACGTACGAAAAAACCCCGGGAACGCACAAGTTTATTGCACGCTCCCTATATGCGATTATGCGTTGGCATTAAAAGCGAATAATGCGGCCTTGAGCTGGGTTTgacaaaacggaaaaggaattGTAAATAATATTATAGCGCTCCAGGATCGGGAGAAGCAACCGCGGATACGAAGGAATGTGGGAGCTCCAGACACTCCTCGGTGACTCCACCATGGTGTCTATATTATGTAAAAAGCGTAACACACAGCCTGACAGCTTGTTGCTTCTCGAATGTCCCCTGCCTCTCTGCTGGTCACCATGGCAATTTATTGCCCTGGTGCCGATCGTCGGTACGGCGACGTGACCGCAGAACTTTTTGAACTCTCTTCGATGAGCATCGAATCGGTTGGGAGCGATGCGAGTTCggtgccccccggggggggagggagaaccATCGGCGCGACATggccgatcgatttcgatagcAAATgaacttttccgatttttttcttttctcgctccCCCCACTGGaattgagcaaaaaaaacatcatgtGTAGCACACTATGAAGTATCGGACCATCTTTCGGAAATTTctttaaaatgcaaatccaaTGCAAATCGCAGCCGAATCATTCGCTAAGGTCAAACGATATACGCTTAGCCTGCTGATTCGCGCATTCcagcaaataataaaaataaaagagcTCCtcattaattttgtttaacGTCGTTTTGTAACTTCCTCCCTGTCGTGACGCTCATCGGCCGAGCAGCTCTGCGGTATTCCGTGAACCATCGGCATGGCGCACCGGTCCCCCGACAAATTAATTCCTTTGGCCAACAGCGCAAGCTGCGTGTGCAGCGGACAGAATAAATATCGGAAAACTCGGGCTCAAACTTTCCACCGGCCGATCCTGGGTCAACAGCAGCCGTGGTTTCGATAACTCACCTTCCGCGTGTCCCTCGGCTGAATGGCGTAAAACCGTTCGTCGACATCAAAAAGTCTTCAAATATTTACCTCTTCAAACATCGCGCCGTTTGCGAACGAGCGTTGAAGTACGCGTGCCATGGAGAGGGTAGAAGGGAAGGGTGTTTTAGGCTCTTCGGTATTCGCGTGCTTCCCCACGAGTCCACAACGTGGTTGAAGCGCTGTACTAAAGTTGTACTAAAACTACACAGCCATATCACTCCGTTTTTGtgcttcgatttcgattgtcgAACATATCGTGGAACTGTTGAGCACGAACGCTGGTATAAAAGAAGTCCTTGATAACGAACGGCCTTCGGTCTGGGCTCTATCGACTGTAGCCAGCAAACATTTCATTGACCCGGAACGAAGAAGTTGTATTAGCGACAACTCACAGTCTACTGGGATGGGAGTTCATAAATAACTCACAGAGTTCTTTTGCAAGCGGTTGTGAACAGGAAGACATCCAAGACATCGGCGCTCTATAACAGCAgcccggaacaccggaagaGCAACCGCAGCGCTAGCGAGGATGCTACTCCAGAAATCTCAAACATTCCAAATGGCGAACAACGATGAAGCTCCATCACAGTCGCAGGGTGTGCCTCCCTGCCCCTTAGAGGACGTGTGAAACCTCCGAAAACCTTTTTCACTCCATTGATAAAGGATAAGCGTCGAAGCGAGCAATCGGCCGTTgcgatggttttgtggttaCGTTTGATATGCTCCGCGTAGTCGTTTCATTTGTGGCGCATGTTGACGCTTTTACCGCTTTCGGTCGTTCCGCTTCCACTTTCTGCCATTCGGCCCGGTCCCGTAAGTCGGTGATTGGATTTTCGATTCAATCGAATTGGCAAAACCGCATTTAGCGGGGACCCTCTATTTGGGGATGTGGATGCCCCAAGTCGGGTAGTGGTGCGTTGCAATCCTGTTTACCACTTGATGCCACGCAATTTTTATGAGAGTGGATTGATAAAAGATGAGTGAACGGTGTTCGTCAATACGGTGACTTTaaggaataataataaaccaTTTAAACCGTTCTTGGTTCGCTAGTACAATAGATCATTTAGTACAGTCTGCATTCCCAGGAACTTCGATAGCAACGTAAATGAAGGTAAACGGTTTAAACGAATGAGTAAACACACTGTTTGCATTTCCTGCCCCCGAGAACACATGTCAGTAACATCCACCCGGGGGCCTCCGCATCACAATCGGCTATTGACTTAGTTTGGGTTCCTTTGGATTCCTAGTAACACGTGCGAGATTGAGATACCGTTGCCCGTTCCAATCCTAAATAAACATATGCGGGCGGGATGGTCACTCTCTATTCCTTCGACAGACccgacaaacaaacaccgaCCCCGAGACGGCACCGGAAGCTGGTACGACGACCAACCAGGCGCACGCAGACACCGGAGACAGCcacagccagcaacagcagcagcaacagcaacgccgaCCATACTCGGTCAGCGGTTCCCGGCAGGACAGCGTTAATCAGCCACTCAGCGATGCTTCCAGCCTGGACGGGAACGTGTTTATGGATGGTGCGGGTGCCGTGTCGTCGTACGGTCAGCGACAGCGCCGCTCGCAAACAACGGACTCGCTGGCGTCCGGTACGACCGTCGATTACGCGCTAACGAAGCGCTTCATCTCGAAGCACCAGATGCGAGAGTTCCGGGAAGCGTTCCGGCTGTTCGATAAGGACAACGATGGTTCGATCACGAAGGAGGAACTCGGTACGGTCATGCGTTCGCTCGGACAGTTCGCGCGCGTCGAGGAACTACAGGAGATGCTGCTCGAGATCGATGTCGATGGGGACGGGAACGTTAGCTTCGAGGAGTTCGTTGACATCATGTCCAACATGACGGACACGGTGGCGGAAACCTCGGCCGATCAGGAGGAACGCGAACTGCGCGATGCATTTCGGGTGTTCGACAAGCATAACCGGGGCTACATTACGGCATCGGACCTGCGGGCGGTACTCCAGTGTTTGGGCGAGGATCTGGACGAGGAAGAAAGTAAGCGATCCTCAGAACGAAGCAGGAGTAGTTCCATATTCGTATTTaacggttctctctctctcttccgttcCCTTCTAGTCGAGGATATGATCAAGGAAGTCGATGTCGACGGTGATGGACGTATCGATTTCTA
The sequence above is a segment of the Anopheles darlingi chromosome 2, idAnoDarlMG_H_01, whole genome shotgun sequence genome. Coding sequences within it:
- the LOC125949550 gene encoding calmodulin, with translation MTRQTNTDPETAPEAGTTTNQAHADTGDSHSQQQQQQQQRRPYSVSGSRQDSVNQPLSDASSLDGNVFMDGAGAVSSYGQRQRRSQTTDSLASGTTVDYALTKRFISKHQMREFREAFRLFDKDNDGSITKEELGTVMRSLGQFARVEELQEMLLEIDVDGDGNVSFEEFVDIMSNMTDTVAETSADQEERELRDAFRVFDKHNRGYITASDLRAVLQCLGEDLDEEEIEDMIKEVDVDGDGRIDFYEFVHALGEPEDSQENDEDDEIVSIRSPSIDVQV